The genomic region ACTGTCTTGTCGACCCCTCCGAAGGCAATCTCAAGGCTTTGTATGTTCCCCTCGGCATCCGCTGTATACGAAACGGCAGAATTGACACTTGCAATATCAACAGCCTTTCTTTTTGATGTCTTCTCAAATCTGTAGGATTTCTCCAATGCTGAATCAGGTATGGATATCCCCCACACAATCTCATCCTTTGCAAGGGCCATCTTCTTATAATCAAGATAGAATTCCCTGATGGCAACGCTGCGCTCTCCGGCAGGTCCTCTCACCAGCAGCCGGGCATCATAGCAGAAAAGCATCACCACAGAATCCGCAATGGGAGACGCGTTGCAGATGTTCCCGGCCAAGGTCGCGAAGTTGCGGATCCCCCTATGGGCCATCATGCCCAGCATATTGCACAAGGGTGCCAGCTCCCTGGAGGCAATTTCATTCCCTGCAATCTGAGACAGGGGCTCTGAGGCCCCGATCACGATGCAGCCCTTCCCATGGCTGATGCCGAGCATCTCCCTGACCCTGGAAACGTCTATCACCCTCGGAGGAAAAGCATCTGTCGCATGCGCCCTGACCGACAGGTCCGTGGAACCGCTGACGATGACAGCATCAGGGAACTCCTTCCGCATGCCGTCCAGCTGTCCGAAGTCAAGCGGCATCAGGTAGTCTCCGGCCTGCAGCCCCTGCGGCAACTTGGAAAGCTCCGGTTCTATGGCACGCAGCTTCGCTGGGACGACGTCCGCCTGCGGATGGGCCTTGAGGGAATCAGCCACCAGCCTGGCTGTTTCCATGATTCCCTCATATCCGGTACAACGGCAGATGTTCCCTTCCAGTGCAAGCACCAGTTCTTCATAGGTAGGAGTCCCTTCTTCGGCAGCAAGCGAAAACATGCTCATGATGAATCCCGGTGAGCAGAAGCCGCACTGCAGCCCATGCTTTTCCAACATGGCTTCCTGGATCAGGTTCAGTTCCCCATTCTCGCCGCCTATCCCCTCGACTGTAATGAGGGAAGTCCCCTGCAGCTTGCCTACGGGCATAAGGCAGGAATTCATCGACCTGTAGCTGACCTTGCCCTGACAGGCCGACGCGAGGGTAACGGTACAGGCCCCGCAGTCCCCTTCCCCACAGCCTTCCTTGGTGCCGGTCAGCCACAGGTCCTCCCGCAGGAAATCAAGGACGCGCATGGACGGATCCAATTCCCTTTCAATAAGTTCGCCGTTGAGAAAAAAAGAAATCTTTACTTTCTGCATGTTCTTAAAATCCCTTATACATAGGTTGCTTGTGCAACTGATTCATCTTTACCTTTCTTGTAGCAAAGAAAACAAATATCTTCATAAATTTCTTCAGCCCTCGAGCAACATCATTGCTTCCGATTCTCATAAAGGCCGATACCTGTCCTTCCAAAACATATTCCTTTTATCAGGGTGGAACCCTATTGCTTAGTTTTACAGGATAGGAAAAATTTTCTATCTATGCAACGACACTTTGTAAAATTTTAGCTGAAAATCAAAAATGGAACATATTCATTTGCCTTTGCCGTAATAAGATACATTCTGTAAATACCATATAAGCGGCATATAGATATAGAAATATTTATAATGAATATTTATTTGCAATATCTGGCAACAATAGTTGAATATCAAAATATTTTTACAAGCATATACAGACTGAAATACTTGAACGGAGTTCTTTCCTCTTATGTTTGCTATATAGAAAACGGCAAGAGCCCTGCCGTTCCCATAGGAATTGCAGGCAGGCCGCCAACAGCGCAAACAGTTGCAGGACAATTATAAGTTCATCAACCTAGAATTCAATTTCTTAAAAGGTGTAACAAGCCTTTTGAAAAATACAATTAATCCCTATAAATATTTATTTACAAGAGAATAATATACAACAAAACTACTTTCATTGAATGATAAAAATAGAGCAGATAGTACGTGGCAGGATCACTTTGAAAAGAAATTCATCGGATCAAGAGAAAAACCGTTCTGATAGATGGCAAAATAAAGCGATGGCTTCTTCAGATTTCCGCCACCGGTTGTACCACAGGTTCCGATTGCCTGCCCGGCATCCAGATGGGCCCCGATTGTAGTACTGACTTCGTCGAGATGCCCATAGACCGTTTCATAACCACCTTCGTGTGTCACCTTGACGTATCTGCCTAGGCCATCATCCTGAAAACCGATATCTGCAACGCTGCCTTCGGCACTGGCATGCACATCCTTGCCCTCCATCATGAGGCCCTCCAGGTTGGGAGTATCCCCGTTGGGATTGTCCTTCAGATACTGACCGTACATGGCAGTTATCTTTCCGTCACAGGGACGGATGAATGTCGATGCCGGCCGTGCATATGAAGCGGCAGAAGAATTTTCATCCACATCAGGAATAAACAGTTTCTGCCCGACTTTGATGTTTTCTGATGTCAATGCATTGAGTTCCATCAAAGTTTCCCATCCGAGATTAGGACTATACCGCTTCGCAATGGTAGAAAGCATATCACCGCTCTGCACGACGTAATAATGTCCATCCCTGTCGGGTATGGAAAGGATATCCCCGGCTTTGATCGCATTGACATTTGCAATGGAATTGACGCTGATAAGTGTCTGGATCTTCAGATCATATAACGTCGCAATATCCTGCAAGGTTTGGTTTTCCTGTACCACATGCTGATGGAACTGGACAGCAAGGGAATCGGCTTTATCTTGCTTCATTGTAGAAATATCACGTGCAGTAGTAGACGAATCCTGCTTTGCTGTCACCGTAGGAGCCGAAGCATCGCCAGCGGCAAGTGCCGTAGAATCGGAAGGAACTGTATCGGCTACAGGCTGTACGACCGTCGTACCTACAGTTACAGGTGCCGAAGACAAATCGGCAGAGGAGGATGGCTGGACTACCTGCTGAGGAGTCTCTTGTACGGTAGCCTTGTCAGAAGAAGCCGGAGCAGGCGCAATGAAGACACCATAGACAAACAGGCTACCAAGGACAACAAGCACACACAGGAAAATGACCAGCAGATGGGTGTTGGTCCCGTGTTTGTGTTCATTCTTCCGTTTTCCCCTTCCGTAGTCATCGGGGGGAGTGCCGTCCATGTTAAATATTTCCCTGCTATCTCTCATATATCGACAATACCCTGTCTCTAGTGTACAATATAAAAGCTATGGATTCTACTAAAAAAACAAGAAATTTTCTCATCTTGCTAGCAATCATTGCCATTCTTTTCCTATTGGTACTGATCCGTGTAGGAAACATAGACCATACCTTTGCAGCAAAACGGACAAGTTATGATGATCCTGAGGTTGCAAGCCAAGTGACAAGAGGTGCTATCCTTGACAGAAATGGCAGGATATTGGCAATAGAAAATACGTATACCAGCTGCAGTTTCAGATTGGATGCCATAACAGACCTGCCCGCAGCGGCTGCTTTTGCGGCTCCATACCTGGATATGAAGTCTTCCGAAATCATCGAGGCATGCAAGGGCCATACATACCAGGCTATGGTCAAACGACGGATAGACAAGAAAAAGGAAGAAGCCTTCCGTGCCGCCATACAAGCCCAGAAATACACGGGAAAAATAAAACTGGAGACTTTTACCGGCAGAGATTATCCCTACACATTCCATGCTGCACAGCTGCTTGGTTTCATCGGTCAGGACGGTACAGGGTTGGCAGGATTGGAACATTCACTTGATTCCCAGCTTTCACCGCTCCCTGGGCTTGACGAAAAAGTTACCAGAGGTACCGACGTAACCTTGACATTGGACATGGACATACAATATCTCAGCGACTTGGAAGTCCAGAAAATAGGAAACAAGTTCAAGCCGGAAAGTGCCTTGGCTATCGTCATGGATGCAAAGACAGGAGACCTGCTGGCAGTCACCAGCTACCCTTGGTTCGATCCCAACGATATTTCGGATTCAACTGATGATGAACGACAGGAAAAGGCGTTTTCCATGCTGTATGAACCAGGATCGGTCTTCAAGGTCTTTTCCTTTTCCGCAATCATGGACATCGGGGAAGCAGACCTGGCTACGCCTTTTGAATGTACCGGGAGCTACACCTTCACAAACCGTGGACAGACGGCCACCGTCAACTGTGTACACGCACATGGAACCGTTACACCGACGACGATGATTGCCAAAAGCTGCAATGGAGCAATTTCCTGCTGGGCGCTGCAGACGGATGACCGACCTTTCTACGACAAGTTATGCAGTTTCGGTTTCAATGCCAAGCAGGACCTGCCTGTAACAGGTATTGCACGTTCGAGAATTGCGGATCCGTCCACATGGTCTTTCCGTTCCAAACCTACCATTTCCTTCGGCCAGGAAATGGACACTACGGCACTCAACATTGTTTCAGCAGCAACGGCACTTGCCAACGGCGGTTATCTGCTTTCTCCGCATCTGATACTGGAAAAACAAGCAGGAGACCTGTATCCGGGAAAGGGAAAGATCCTGGAAACACGGCAGGTACAAAAGAGCAAGGAACCCATCATCAGCAAGAAGACAGCTGATTTTGTCCTCGGTGCAATGGTTGAAGCAACCAAAGAAGGCGGAACTGCCATAGCCTGTGCAGTCGATGGCCTCAAGGTAGCAGCAAAGACAGGCACTGCCCAGCTGTTCAACGAAAAGACACATAGTTACATCAATAGCAGGACAATGGCATCGACTCTGGCAATCGTACCAGAAGATGACCCGAAATATATCATCTACATAGCAGCAAAAGCACCAAGCCAAGGTTCGATATGGGGCAGCAATATTGCAGCCCCTGCCGTCGGGAATCTGATCAGAGGCCTGGTCGCACAGGGAAAGCTCCTCAGATGATGGAACCGGGAGCAAAGGTCTGTGCCACCTTGCTGCCGACAGACAGTGCAGACGCACAGGCATCAGGGAACGATACTCCCCCAAGCAATGCAAGGCAGAGCCCAGAGCAGACGCCGTCCCCACATCCGATGGTATTCACCACACGGTCTACCGGAGGGACCTGCAACGTATAAGGCTGCTCTCCGTCGAAGCACAAGGCCGGCCATCTGCCGTGGGTCAGCAATATCCGGGCTTTTGCCATCCTGCCCACTTCAACCATCTTCTGTTTGGCAAGTTCCACGGTCCTGCTACCCTCATGCCCTTCTGTCACGGTACAGTCAGGCAAGAACGTAGAAACAAACTCACTGAGATTCGGCTTGACGACAAGGCCTTCTACTTCAAGGCAACGTCTCAGGTCTTCGCCTCTGACATCAAGCACCACCGTCTTACCCAAGTCCCTTGCTTCCCTGCAGAAATCCCTGTAAAGAAAATCTGAATATCCGGCACATCTGCTACCGGTAATGATAAGCGCATCACTTTCTGCAATCCTCTGCCCGAACAGTTTTCTGAGTCCTTCCTCAGTACCGGATGGCACAGCCGTTCCCTCTTCCACCAGTTCAGTTGCCATGCCATCATGAAGGACCGTCGTACAACAGCGGACAGGAACCTGTGCATCGACACTACAAAGCGTAAAGCCTGCTTCGTGGCATAAATTTGCATGTAATTCGGCTTCTTCACCGCCCTGATGACTCAAAAGCACGGCTTCGGCACCCAGCTGTGTCAGTATCCTGGCACAATCAGCACCTTTTCCACCCACAGAAAGCAACGACCGTTTGCTTCTGTTGACTTCTCCGGCTTTGAAATCCTCAAAATACAGCGTTCTCTGAAGCGTCGGATTAAGACAGACAACAAGGATTTTATTTTGCATCACCTTCTCCTGCAACCAGCGATGTCCCATTCTCCCACATGGACTTGAAATCCAAAGAGAATCCTGTAAGCAGGCTCATGATATAGGCACCGCTTGCCTGCTGCAGGTCTCCTGTGATATTTGGCCCATTGCTGAGGAACAGCAAAGGAAGCCCTGTCCCGTGGCAAAAAGAAAGCACGTTTCCGAATGTAGCAGTCTGGTCACACATTGTCACTACAGCACTCTTGAACTCATATGCTGAAAACTTTGCGTAGTCGCTTTCCAGCTGTCGCAGCTTATGCCTGGCATCGATGCAATAGAAGTGCCCGACCTTGGCCAAGGGAAGATGAGCAAGCATAGCATCTGCAAGCTCATCGTCGATACCCCTTTGGTCGACAAGCACCAGGTCATATTCGTCAAAGCAGTCCTTTGCCAATTTGTCAAAAGCAATGAGATCTGCTGCATGGAATACATGCATTGCAGGCAGATGCTTTTCTTCAGCAAGTGTACCGGCACTACCCAATGTCAGGAAAGCGACCTTCCTTTTTGAAAGGTCAATGACATCCTCCGAATAGAGTGCTGCCAGTTTCAGCAAGGCAAGTGTCTTACCGACACCTACCGGTCCATGCAAGACAAAGAATTTCGGAGGATGAAGCATGTCATCACGGTCGATGCCGGCCGAATCTACCAACCGGTTGACCAACCGCAGTTCCATCTCCGTCAGATCCTTGGCATCTGCCCATACGAGATTGCCGATCACTTCTCTTGTCAGCTCCTCAGAAAAATCATTGGACAGCAAGGTCCGCCGCATATCCTTGACGACCTCGCTGGGCGCTTCTATCGACTTCGGCGGCTGAGCTTTGGCTTTTGCCACCTGCTCTGCCTCAGGCCCCTTTTCCTTGACCAGATAGCATTGGATGCTACATCCTCCCCTTCGACGGAACGAAGGGGCAAGTGTCGTCCTGGTATGAATCCTGACAGCACTGCCGAATTTCTGCCTGGCAAGTTTCACCGCCTCGTCATAATCCTTTCCTACGAATGTCAGGAATTCCATACCGAGCTCCTACAGGATGAACCGGGAAAGATCCTGGTCCTCGACTACATCGCCAAGCCGGCGGTCAACATAATCAGATGTTATCGTAATTGTCTGTCCTGTCAGTTCATCCGCACTGAAACTCAGCTCCTCAAGCAGCTTCTCCATGATCGTATATAAACGTCTGGCTCCGATGTTCTCATTGGCAGTATTTACCTGATGTGCAATCTCGCTGATCCTGCTGATGGCATCATCACGGAAAACAATATCCACGCCCTCAGTCTTGAGCAGTTCATGGTATTGCATGGTAATTGCATTCTTCGGCTCAACCAGGATTCTCTTGAAATCATCAACAGTAAGATCATCCAGTTCCACACGGAGAGGGAAACGTCCTTGGAGTTCAGGTATGAGATCGCTGGGCTTTGAGACATGGAAAGCACCGCTTGCGATGAAAAGGATGTGGGTCGTGTCAATGACACCCCACTTGGTGTTTACCTTGGTTCCTTCGACGATGGGCAGAATATCACGCTGGACACCTTCACGGGAAACATCCTGTCCTCCGCTGCGTTGTCCCTCTGCATTGGCTATCTTATCTATCTCATCAATGAAGATGATGCCCATCTGCTCGACACGTTCCTTTGCCTCGTCCTTGGCCTTGTCAGGGTCGACAAGTTTGTCAAGTTCTTCCTCTCTGAGCAGTTCCCTGGCCCTTTTGATGGAACAGACACGCTTCTGGGGCTGACGGAGCATGGAAGAAATAGAATTCATTGCATTCTGTATATCTTCCATATTTCCACCGCCGAACATCTCGACACCGAGAGAAGAACCGGAAGAAGTGACATTGAGTTCGACTTCCTTATCTTCAAAGGCACCCTCATGGAGCATTTTCCTGAATTTCTCCCTGGTTGTCGTCTTGTCCTCTTCAAGGGCACCCTGTGAAGCATCCAGCTTCGGCAAAAGCAAATCAAGAAGCCGTTCTTCGACCAATGCATCCACTTTGTCAGCATT from Spirochaetia bacterium harbors:
- a CDS encoding LysM peptidoglycan-binding domain-containing protein, which encodes MDGTPPDDYGRGKRKNEHKHGTNTHLLVIFLCVLVVLGSLFVYGVFIAPAPASSDKATVQETPQQVVQPSSSADLSSAPVTVGTTVVQPVADTVPSDSTALAAGDASAPTVTAKQDSSTTARDISTMKQDKADSLAVQFHQHVVQENQTLQDIATLYDLKIQTLISVNSIANVNAIKAGDILSIPDRDGHYYVVQSGDMLSTIAKRYSPNLGWETLMELNALTSENIKVGQKLFIPDVDENSSAASYARPASTFIRPCDGKITAMYGQYLKDNPNGDTPNLEGLMMEGKDVHASAEGSVADIGFQDDGLGRYVKVTHEGGYETVYGHLDEVSTTIGAHLDAGQAIGTCGTTGGGNLKKPSLYFAIYQNGFSLDPMNFFSK
- a CDS encoding penicillin-binding protein 2; protein product: MDSTKKTRNFLILLAIIAILFLLVLIRVGNIDHTFAAKRTSYDDPEVASQVTRGAILDRNGRILAIENTYTSCSFRLDAITDLPAAAAFAAPYLDMKSSEIIEACKGHTYQAMVKRRIDKKKEEAFRAAIQAQKYTGKIKLETFTGRDYPYTFHAAQLLGFIGQDGTGLAGLEHSLDSQLSPLPGLDEKVTRGTDVTLTLDMDIQYLSDLEVQKIGNKFKPESALAIVMDAKTGDLLAVTSYPWFDPNDISDSTDDERQEKAFSMLYEPGSVFKVFSFSAIMDIGEADLATPFECTGSYTFTNRGQTATVNCVHAHGTVTPTTMIAKSCNGAISCWALQTDDRPFYDKLCSFGFNAKQDLPVTGIARSRIADPSTWSFRSKPTISFGQEMDTTALNIVSAATALANGGYLLSPHLILEKQAGDLYPGKGKILETRQVQKSKEPIISKKTADFVLGAMVEATKEGGTAIACAVDGLKVAAKTGTAQLFNEKTHSYINSRTMASTLAIVPEDDPKYIIYIAAKAPSQGSIWGSNIAAPAVGNLIRGLVAQGKLLR
- a CDS encoding PfkB family carbohydrate kinase produces the protein MQNKILVVCLNPTLQRTLYFEDFKAGEVNRSKRSLLSVGGKGADCARILTQLGAEAVLLSHQGGEEAELHANLCHEAGFTLCSVDAQVPVRCCTTVLHDGMATELVEEGTAVPSGTEEGLRKLFGQRIAESDALIITGSRCAGYSDFLYRDFCREARDLGKTVVLDVRGEDLRRCLEVEGLVVKPNLSEFVSTFLPDCTVTEGHEGSRTVELAKQKMVEVGRMAKARILLTHGRWPALCFDGEQPYTLQVPPVDRVVNTIGCGDGVCSGLCLALLGGVSFPDACASALSVGSKVAQTFAPGSII
- the hslU gene encoding ATP-dependent protease ATPase subunit HslU, with amino-acid sequence MKQLQNLDEMKPSQIVAELDKYIIGQEKAKRTIAVAIRNRTRRKRLPPEIRDEVSPKNMILIGPTGCGKTELARRISQLSGAPFIKVEATKFTEVGYVGRDVESMVRDLMGVSLQMVKKEASENNADKVDALVEERLLDLLLPKLDASQGALEEDKTTTREKFRKMLHEGAFEDKEVELNVTSSGSSLGVEMFGGGNMEDIQNAMNSISSMLRQPQKRVCSIKRARELLREEELDKLVDPDKAKDEAKERVEQMGIIFIDEIDKIANAEGQRSGGQDVSREGVQRDILPIVEGTKVNTKWGVIDTTHILFIASGAFHVSKPSDLIPELQGRFPLRVELDDLTVDDFKRILVEPKNAITMQYHELLKTEGVDIVFRDDAISRISEIAHQVNTANENIGARRLYTIMEKLLEELSFSADELTGQTITITSDYVDRRLGDVVEDQDLSRFIL
- a CDS encoding FAD binding domain-containing protein — translated: MQKVKISFFLNGELIERELDPSMRVLDFLREDLWLTGTKEGCGEGDCGACTVTLASACQGKVSYRSMNSCLMPVGKLQGTSLITVEGIGGENGELNLIQEAMLEKHGLQCGFCSPGFIMSMFSLAAEEGTPTYEELVLALEGNICRCTGYEGIMETARLVADSLKAHPQADVVPAKLRAIEPELSKLPQGLQAGDYLMPLDFGQLDGMRKEFPDAVIVSGSTDLSVRAHATDAFPPRVIDVSRVREMLGISHGKGCIVIGASEPLSQIAGNEIASRELAPLCNMLGMMAHRGIRNFATLAGNICNASPIADSVVMLFCYDARLLVRGPAGERSVAIREFYLDYKKMALAKDEIVWGISIPDSALEKSYRFEKTSKRKAVDIASVNSAVSYTADAEGNIQSLEIAFGGVDKTVRLVRLGDIPASMDEKELAAKAASVASSFAPLSDVRGSATYRSQLIRNHIIKHVLAIREVD